The Gemmatimonadaceae bacterium genome contains the following window.
GAGATGCCGAACATCCTCGTCGAGGTCGGCGCGGTGCTCTACGACATCGGCCGCCAGCCGCGCGCCTCGCGCGACTTCTTCGTGAAGTATCAGGACCGCATCCTCTTCGGCAAGGACTCCTTCCAGCCCGGGGAGTATCCGTATTACTGGCGCGTGTTCGAGACACGCGATGACTACTTCGACTACTACCGCGACTATCACGCGTTCTGGAAGCTCTACGGCATCGACCTGCCGGACGAGGTGCTGAAGAAGGTCTACTACAAGAACGCGCTGCGGATCTCGCCGCGGATGCCGCAGGGCGGCTGGCCGCAGTGAGGCGGACGACGGTGAGGCGTGAGGCGATTGGCGTTGCGAGGCGCATTCGGCGTGCGTGGCCGCAGGTTGCCGTCGCTGCCCTCGTTGGGCTGCTCACGACAGCTTGCGGCGGCGATGCGTCGGACGCCGCTGTCGTCGCCCTCACCGACCTCAAGCTCTATGACGGCCGCGGCGGGCCCGCCATTGCTGACGCGGTCGTGCTCGTCGCCAACGACACGGTAGCCTGCGCCGGGTCGCGCGCGGACTGCCCCGTGCCGAATGGCGCCACGACGCGTTCGCTCGGCGGTGCCGTTGTCACACCGGGGCTCGTGGATGCCCACGTGCACGTCGGACAGACCGGGTGGATGGATGGCCGTCCGGATGGACTCGACCTTCGCGCCCGCTACCCCTACGACTCGCTGCAGCGCGCCCTGCGCGACGACCCCGATCGTTGGTACAACAGCTGGACCTGCGCCGGCATCACCGCCGCCTTCGATGTGGGTGGCATGCGCTGGACCGTGCAGCAGGCACAGCGCGACGCCGCCCGCCGCAACGCGCCGCACTTCCTTGCCGCCGGCCCGCTGATCTCGCACGCCGGCCGCGACATCCTGTCCATCCCCGGCGACTCGACGTTCATCATGCTCACCAGCGAGGAGGCCGGTGTCGAGGGCGTCCGCGCGCTGAAGGCGATGGGTGCCGCCGCCGTGAAGGTCTGGCTGCTCGCGGCGCCCGATGACCAGTGGCCGGAGATCCGCCGGCGCTTTGCCGCGGTGGCCGCCGAGGCACGCGTGCAGGGCCTGCCGCTGATCGTGCACGCGACCTCGTTGCGCGAGGCGCACACGGCCGTGCGCGAGGGCGCGCATATGCTCGTGCACTCCGTCGAGAACGCCGAGGTGGACTCGGCGTTCGTCGCTGACCTGGTGGCCGCGCAGACGGTCTACGTGCCCACGCTGTTGGTGGGCAACAACGCGCGTCGCGCGCGCTTTGCCGGTGCCGCAGGCCAGGTGCCGGACATCGACGACACGCTGGGCTGCGTGGACGCGAAGACACGGGCCTTGATCGCCGAGGCCGGCACCCTGCAGGAGTTCTACGCGGACCCGCTGGCCCTGTTGATCGTGCGCGACCAGGCGGAGGCGCGCGCCGCGCGGCGCGACAGCACGATGGCGCACAACCTGCGTCGCCTGTACGCCGCGGGCGCGACGATCGCCGTCGGCACGGACGCGGGCAACCCGCTCACCCTCCACGGCGCGTCGATCCACCCGGAGCTCGAGGCGATGCAGCGCGCGGGCATCCCGCCGGAGACGCTGGTCGTGATGGCGACGCGCAACGGCGCCCGCGCGATGCGCCGCGAGGACTTCGGGACACTCACGGCCGGCAAGCGCGCCGACCTACTCGTGCTCGCGGAGGATCCCGCACAGGGCGTGGGTGCGTTCCGCAGCCTGCGCGGCGTGATGCTCAACGGCCGTTGGCTCCGGGAGCCGGCGCCGTAACAATCGACGCGGCGACACGTAGTGAGGGCACGATAGGACCGCAGCACACGACCCTCACCGACAGGAGACACCCGTGATCGTCGTCACCACCTCCGAACTCGAAGGCCGCCCCATCAAGAAGTACCTCGGCATCGTCAGCGGCGAGGCCATCCTTGGCGCGAACATCTTTCGCGACATCTTCGCCAGCATCCGCGACATCGTCGGCGGCCGTTCGGCGGCCTACGAGCAGGAGCTCCGCAAGGCCAAGGACATCGCCATCCAGGAGATGATCGAGCAGTGCCAGGCGATGGGCGGCAACGCCATCGTCGGCGTGGACCTCGACTACGAGAACATCCAGGTCGGCCAGAGCGGCGGGATGCTGATGGTCTGCGCGAACGGGACGGCCGTCTCCGTCTGACGTCGGGCCTGGACGAAACGACCGAGGGCCGCCTTCCGGCGGCCCTCGGTGTTTCTGCCCATGGCGACTAGCGCTCCCAGGGCCCGGCGCTCTCGCGCCCGATGACGCCGAGGCGCCGCAACGCCGTCGGGCCCCGCAAGGCCGCGTGCTCGCGCGCGCGACGCTCCAACTGGATCTGCCAGACCACGTCGCGGATGTTCAGGCTGTCGGCAA
Protein-coding sequences here:
- a CDS encoding heavy metal-binding domain-containing protein — encoded protein: MIVVTTSELEGRPIKKYLGIVSGEAILGANIFRDIFASIRDIVGGRSAAYEQELRKAKDIAIQEMIEQCQAMGGNAIVGVDLDYENIQVGQSGGMLMVCANGTAVSV
- a CDS encoding amidohydrolase family protein gives rise to the protein MRREAIGVARRIRRAWPQVAVAALVGLLTTACGGDASDAAVVALTDLKLYDGRGGPAIADAVVLVANDTVACAGSRADCPVPNGATTRSLGGAVVTPGLVDAHVHVGQTGWMDGRPDGLDLRARYPYDSLQRALRDDPDRWYNSWTCAGITAAFDVGGMRWTVQQAQRDAARRNAPHFLAAGPLISHAGRDILSIPGDSTFIMLTSEEAGVEGVRALKAMGAAAVKVWLLAAPDDQWPEIRRRFAAVAAEARVQGLPLIVHATSLREAHTAVREGAHMLVHSVENAEVDSAFVADLVAAQTVYVPTLLVGNNARRARFAGAAGQVPDIDDTLGCVDAKTRALIAEAGTLQEFYADPLALLIVRDQAEARAARRDSTMAHNLRRLYAAGATIAVGTDAGNPLTLHGASIHPELEAMQRAGIPPETLVVMATRNGARAMRREDFGTLTAGKRADLLVLAEDPAQGVGAFRSLRGVMLNGRWLREPAP